The region GTGAACATGGCTGTGGCCCAGCCCCAGCAGTATTTCCCCTTCCCCGGGAGGAAGAGGAGCTTCTTCGGCGTCCTCCACGGGCAGATGGACGCAGTCGACTTCTTCACAGATAGGAAGGTGATAATGCAGAGGTGGTGGTGAACCCCATGAGGAGCCAGAGGGATGTTATAGAGGCGGCTGAGAGGTACAGGATCCTCAGCTTCGCGAGGCTTGAGCCCATCGTGATAGTCGAGGGGAGGGGGGCGTCCGTCTGGGATATGGATGGGAGGGAGTACATAGACTGCTACTCAGGCATATCCGTGGTTAACACGGGCCACTGCCCGGCGAGGGTTGTGGAGGCGGTTAAGAGGCAGGCTGAGAGGCTCATCCACTGCGGCCCCTACGTCTACCACAGCCTCCCAACGACGGAGCTGGCGGTGAAGCTCGCGGAGATAACACCTCCGGGGTTGAAAAGGGCCTTCTTCGGGAACAGCGGGGCCGAGGCGAACGAGTGCGCATTGAAGCTGGCCAAGAAGTTCACCAAGAGGCATGAGATCATAGCCCTAGAGTGCTCCTTCCACGGCCGGACCATTGGAACCCTCAGCGTGACAGGCCAGTCCAGGAGGAGGAGGTACGACATGGGCCCATACCTATCAGGCGTCTCCTTCGCCCCAGCCCCCTACTGCTACAGGTGCCCCATGGGCAGAAGCTACCCTGAGTGCGACCTCCTCTGCGCGAGGAGGATAGAGGAGGTTATAGATTATCACACCTCGAACAACGTGGCCGCATTGATAGCCGAGCCCATACTTGGAGAGGGTGGGATAATAGTCCCACCCGACGACTACTTTAAGGTGGTGAAGGAACTCCTCGAGGCCCGAGATATACTGCTGATACTTGACGAGGTTCAGACGGGCTTCGCTAGGACTGGGAGGATGTTCGCAGTCGAGCATTACGGAGTGGAGCCTGATATGATGACTTTGGGGAAGGCCATCGCCGCAGGCCTCCCCCTAGGAGCCTGCATAGCCAGGGAGGATGTGGGGATGGCCTTCGAGCCTGGGGACCACCTCTCAACCTTCGGGGGGAACCCAGTCTGCTGCGCAGCAGCCCTAGAGAACATCCGGATATTAGAGGAGGAGCACCTAGCCGAGGGGGCTGAGGAGAAGGGGAGATACCTGATGAGGAGGCTCGAGGAGATGAAGGAGTCTCAAAGCCTCATAGGAGATGTGAGGGGGAAGGGCCTCATGGTTGGAGTCGAACTGGTCAAGGATAGGAGGTCCAAGAGGCCTGCCGTGGAGGAGGCCTCAAGGGTGAGGGAGGAGATGAGGAACAGAGGCGTCCTAATAGGGGTTGGAGGGGTGAAGGGCTCAACCCTGAGATTCCAGCCGCCGCTTATAATCTCAAAGGAGCAGCTCGACAGGGTTCTAGAAGCCCTCGAGGGGTCCCTCTCAAGAATAGGATGAGAGGAGGATCCTTAGGAATGTACGCAGACCTAGTGTTGATGAATGGTAAGATAGTCGCGGTGAACCCTGAGGAGAGGATCGCAGAGGCTGTGGCCGTGAAGTTCGGAAGGATCCTGGAGGTTGGATCCGATGGGGATGTCAAGCCACTGATAGGGAGCGGCACTGTGGTGGTAGACTTAGAAGGGATGACCGTCCTTCCAGGTTTCATAGACACCCACGGCCACCTATTCTCCTCGGGCATCGGCCTAGGCCACATAGACTGCAGCGAGGAGGCAGGAGTCAGGTCGATAAGGGACATACAGGAGAGGATTGCGGAGAGGGCGAAGAGGACCCCCAGGGGCGGATGGATTGTTGGAGACAAGTTTGACGAGTCTAAGCTGGCGGAGAGGAGGATCCCGAACAGGTGGGACCTCGACGCCGCAGCCCCCGAGCACCCCGTCCTCCTCTCCATGGTCGGGGGCCACGTCTACGTGGCCAACAGTAGGGCCCTAGAGGTGAGGGGCATAACCAAGGAGACTCCAGACCCCCTACCAGGGGGGAGGCTCGACAGGGATCCCATAACAGGTGAGCTGACCGGCATACTATACGAGAGGGCTGTTGACTTGGTTAGGCCTGAACCCAGCTACGAGGAGGTTTTGGAGGGGATCAGGAGGATGAGCAGGGAGTACGTCTCGGCTGGTATAACCTGCTTCTACGACTCCTACATAACCGGGAAGGAGGTGAGGGCCTATCTGGAGCTGAAGAGGAGGGGGGAGCTTCCCCTAAGGGTGAGGTGGGATATGCACCTCGACACCCTTCCTGAACTGGAGAAGATGGGCATAACGGTTCCCCCGGGCCTCGGGGATGATTGGCTCAAGATATGCGGGGTCAAGGTCTCCACAGACGGGGCCATATCGGGCAGGACTGCGGCCCTCAGGAGGCCCTACCATCACAAGCCCGGATACTATGGGGAGCTCACGATGACCCGGGAGGAGGTGATCGAGGTGGTCATGAGGATCCATAGGGCAGGCTTGAGGGCCTCGGTCCACGCCAATGGGGACCAGGCGATATCCAACTTCCTCGACGCTGTTGAGATAGCCTTGGAGAAGTATCCCAGGGAGGATCACAGGCACAGGGATATCCACTGCTCCGTGGTGGATGAGGAGCTCATCCAGAGGATGGGGAGGCTCGGAGTCCTCCCAACCATCTTCGGGGCCTATGCATACTATCATGGTGATAAGATCCTACCGGCTTTCGGGGAGGAGAGGGCAGGATGGATGTTCGCGGCTAGGTCGATGATGGATGCAGGTCTGAAGGTGGCCGCCCACTCGGACCACAGCGCCTCGCCCTATCCACCCCTGATGGGGATACACTCCCTAGTCAACAGGATGACGAAGGGCGGCAAGCCCTACGGGCTGAGGCAGAGGATCACAGTCATGGAGGCTATAAAGCTGTACACAATAAACGCGGCCTACCACACCTTCGAGGAGGATCAACTGGGGTCCATAGAGCCAGGGAAGCTCGCAGACATGGTTGTGCTGGGGGAGGACATCCTGGAGGTACCAAAAGAGTCGATTATAGATATACCTGTCGAGATGACGATAGTAGGAGGACGAATAGTCTATAGGAGAAATGGATAAAAAGCGATCATCCATTTAAGACTTATGGATCTTGATTCAAGAAGACATTTCCAGGATTCTCATGGATAACCATTTAACCTTCAAGATTTGTTGAGATTATGGTGATCACCTCTTAAACTTCTAAAAATACTACTTTAAGAATAAGCTTATTTTATCGATAAGTTTCTCTTTTCAGATTTTTCAGCCTTCATCACCTCAAATATTTCAGCGAGTGGGGTCATTAACATGGCTTTTACTCGCTCTTTATTTCACTTATCTTTTCCTTTATTGGTTCCACTATGAGGATGGGGCCCTCCTTCCCAACAACTTTAACCCTACCTCCATCCTTGATAATTGTCTCGCTTCTAGCCCTCCACATCTCGCCCCTAAGCCTCACGAACCCCTCCCCCTTTATCTCTCCAACTGCCTCCGCGGTCTCCCCCACTATACCCATCTCGAAAGGCCTCCTCCTCCTCGCAGTCACCACCTTGTAGGCCACGAAGATGAAGAAGGCTCCAAGGGATAGGGGGACCACTATCATGACCGTGTAGAGGGTGTTCAGCCACTCCGCCCCCACAGCCCACTCCCCTGGGAAGAGGAGTAGGCTCCCTAATAGGAGGCACACCAGCCCTCCCCCTCCAAGGATGCTGAATCCTGGGGTCAAGAACTCGGCTAGCAGTAGGGCGAACCCGACCAATATGAGGAGGATCGCCCCAAGGTTTGCACCCATTAGGCCCAGGCCTATAAGGCCTAGGAGCAGGAGGAGGCCCCCAGCCATCTCGGCTCCCAGCCCCGGGGTGGAGAGGCCGAAGATGAGGGTCCAGAACCCTACTATGAAGAGGAGGTAGGCCAAGATGGGCTCGGAGATGAAGCCCAGCAGCCTCACCCTTAGGCTCGGACTCCACTCGATGATGCCCGCCTTCGAGGTCCTAAGGGTTATGGTTCTTCCACTGGCCTCCACCTCCCTTCCATCCACCTTCTCCAGGAGTTCCTCGACATTTTTAGCCCTGACCTCTATGACCCCCAAGCTCAGGGCGTCCTCGTCGTTTAAGTTCAGGTTCTCCCTCACGAACCTTTTTGCGACCTCCTCACTCCTCCCATGTGCCCTAGCCCTCTCCATCATATACTTTTCCAGTGCGTTCAGGGTTTTGGGGTCCTCTATCGGCCTTGATCCGCCTCCTAGGGGCTCGAAGGAGACGGGTTGGGCCGAGCCTATGAGCGTGTTGGGGGACATGGCAGCTATATGGGTGGCCATAAGGATGTAGGTTCCAGCGGACCAGGCCTTACCCCCAGGTGGATACACATAACCAATGACCGGAACCCTTGAGCGCTCTATAAGCTCCACTATGCCCATGGTGGCGTCCAGAAGGCCTCCAGGGGTATCTATTAACAATAACACGGCCGAGAAGTCCCCCCTCTCCCCCGCCATTAGGGCCTCTCCAACGAGCTCGTAAGACATGCTGCTTATGGTTCCCTCAAGCCTTACCGACAAGACCTTGTTCTCAGTCTGGCTTACCCCTCTAGATAACCCAAAAGTGGGGTAAAGGGAGGTTGTGAGGAGTAATAGGACCAGCAGTTGTCCAGCTCGTGTTGTTGGTGTCATCTGCTCTCCTTGCTCTGCGTCCTCATAAGACCCAGCACGGTCGCTAGGTCAGAGCCCACCGATGTGGGGGTGACGACGACGAGGTTCTTCTCCCTGGCTATCTCAGTCAGGGTCTGGAGTTCCCTAAGCCTCACGGCTATAGGGCTCTCCAGGTACTGTTTAGCTGCCTCAGCCATCTTCGTTGCCGCCTGAAACTCACCATCCGCAATTATTATCCTCGACCGCCTCTCCCTCTCAGCCTCAGCCTGCTTAGCTATGGCCCTCTGCATCGCCTCCGGTAGGGAGACGTCCTTAATCGAGACGTTAACAACCTTTATACCCCAGGGATCCGTAGCGGTGTCCAAGATCTGTGTCAGGGTCTTACCAAGCTCCTCCCTCTTGGTTAGGAGGTCGTCGAGCTCCACCTGGCCTATGGTGTCCCTTAGAGCGGTCTGGGCCAAGAGGTTTGTGGCGTAGATGTAGTTCTCCACATTCATGACCGCCTTTATGGGGTCGAAGACCCTATAGTAGACCACTGCGTCCACGTCGACGGTGATGTTATCCTTCGTTATTATCTGCTGGTTCGGGACGTCGAAGGTCACCACCCTTAGGTCGACCTTCCTGAAGATGTCGGCCATGGGAATCCTGAAGAATATCCCAGGCCCCTTAGCCCCCACAAGCCTACCAAGCCTGAAGATGACGGCCCTCTCATACTCCCTAACCACCCTTATCGAGGCTGAGAGGAGGCCCAGAACAACTATAGCCACAGCTATGATTCCCATCAACATGTTGAGAGGTATAATCAACTTCGCTCAAAATTGCTATTTCACCGTGAAATTTAAAGTATTCGATCAATAAGGAAATTAATGAGATCTCAAAAAACGAGTATTAATAAGATATGACGAAAGATATGGAATTAAAAAATTTTAAAAAGTAAAGATATGGCTAAAGCTAGGTCTATTAAATATTAATATCTGAGAATATGATGAGATCAAAATCAAAAGTCATCACATTGTCTAGAACCAGATGCTAGATGATGAAGTTGATTCTTCCATGATCTAGAGCTAAATCCAAAATTCTTAGTCTAAATAGTCACACTTTCATACTCCTCTCTTCCAGAATTTTTCATGAGACTAAAAGGATGATGACCTTAGTAGCCATTAATATTAAAATTATTTAGAGTTTCAGGATGATGAAGTCAACTTTTCTATGAGTTCCTTCACCCTTCTCTCTATCTCGTCCCTTATCTTTCGAACCTCTTCTAGGGGTTTTCCCTTCGGGTCTTCTATCCCCCAGTCGATCACCTTATCTAGGAAGGTTGCTGGGCAGAATTCTTCGGCCCCGCATCCCATGGTCACTATCACGTCAGCCTCCTCCACGCTCTTTATGTCTAGGGGTTTGGGCCTGTTTTTGGAGATGTCTATTCCCTTCTCCATCATGGCCTGTACTACGACTGGGTTCACCCTCTCGGCCGGTCTCGTGCCTCCGCTATGAGCTTCAACCAATCCTCTGCCATAGTGGTTGGCTAAGGCCTCGGCCATCTGGCTCCTTCCAGCGTTCTCCACGCAGATGAATAGGATCTTCTTCATCGTGTTGGCTTATTGGATCTCAGGAGTTTAAATATTTTAAATATGTTCTTTGATCTTTAAGTCCACCTTTTTCTTAAGGCCTCTAGCACCTCGTGGCTGAAGGCTTCTCTGTTCAGGAGGAAGCTGTTTATCGGGGTGGAGTTCACTATGAGCCAGTGGTTTCCCCTCTTCAAAGCCTCTTTGGGTCTTCTCCACGAGTCTATGAGTTCGACGGTGAGGCTCGGATCTATCTGGTTTAGGGCCTCCTTCACCCTCAGGGCGAAGGGGTAGGAGTACTCGCATATGGGGTTGTAGAGGGCTATGGCCCTGCCCCTGTCCTCTGGTAGGGGGGTGTACGGCCTCCGGCCTCTAGGCTGGTATGGTGAGGTTATCTCCATGTACATCTCCATTTGCGCCTCCTTAAACCCCATGTGGCTGTAGAACCTCTCTAGGGGTATCCCCTCCCCCGTGTTGAAGGGTTTCGCCACTATGAACCTGCAGGGCCTTCCCCCCAGGCATTTGAGGCCCCTTGGAGATTCATGGATTAGGCTCTTCACCAACCGCTTTCCGCATCCCATTCCCCGGGCCTCTTGGAAGGGGTTATACACGCAGTTGAGGACCACCACCCCCTCCCTTGGGTTCTCTATGTATGGGATGATATCCTCGGGATAGAACAGGATCTGGGCCACAGGTTTTCCATCTAGGTATGCCAGCTTGGTTGTGGGCCCATACCTATCGAGCATCTCGAGCAGCCACCTCCTCTTGAGCTCCATCCCCTTCAGCTGGATGGGGTCCTCCAGCCTCCCGTGGCTGCAGACCCTGAACACGTCCTCTAAATTCTCCTCCTCAAGATCCCTGATCTCGATATTCAACTTATGATTCTAGTCCTCCTTTTGCTTCATGTAATGGTCTGGATCCACATCCTATAAATAGATGCTGTATCATAATTATTGGCCAGTCTAAGGGTTTAATTATCGGTCTGAATGGGCTGGGAGTTGGAGCTGGCTGATTGGAGGGGATGAGTTGAGGTGGGGGGTCTGAGGAGGGCTCGGGGTGGATTGGCTTAAGGAGTTTATGGACCTGATGATCGGGCTCGAGAGGGCCCTCGCAGGTTATGGATACCTCGGGGCCTTCCTCATCTCATTCCTGGGCAACCTCACCATCTTCCTCCCCGTCCCCTTCGCCTTCTTCATAATAGCCCTTGGGGCCACCCTGAACCCATTCCTGGTTGGGGTTGCCTGCGGGCTGGGCTCCACCCTGGGCAAGCTCTTCGCCTATCTTGTGGGTTGGGCTGGGAGGAGGTTCATCGACGAGAGGTATGGGAGCAGGCTTGAGTCTGCGAAGGCGCTGTTGAGGAGGTATGGGGTCATCATGATCTTCCTATTCGCCCTTCTTCCCCTCCCAGACGACCTGATAATGATCCCTATGGGTGTTCTAAGATACAGCTTCACGAACTTCTTCCTGGCGACCCTGATAGGCAAGCTCGCCATGGGCCTCATACTCGCCTACTCCGGCCACTATGGATTCAGGTTAATCCATTTCCTCCGGGAGACCACGGGTGTTCTAGCCAGTGTGGGGACAGTCATCCTGTTCATAGTCATCATGGTGATACTACTGAAGATAGACTGGGGCCGACTTCTCGATAGAGCCAACAAAGAAAACCTAACGATGAAAAAACCCAGCATCTAACATGTTAACCGCTAGATAACAATTAAAAGAAAGTATGAGTTCGTGAAATACTATTTCTTATCTAATAGAGATGGTCAAATTAAAGGTATGGTTTTGTGTTATTGGGCTTTATATTTTTGTGAAGCTCTCCACTCTCTCCGAGTCTAGGCGTTTTATCAGCTCCACTGTAAGCCTTATAGCGTTCTCCGTATCCCTAAGGCTGAGGAGGCCCACGTGGCTGTGGATGTGCCGGGTTGGGACGGTTATAACCGCTGTCGGGCATCCCGCCTTGTGGATGTGGATCCTACCCGCGTCGGTTCCTCCCCCGTACATCTGGCTGAGCTGTAGGGGTATCTGTGCCTGCTTTGCGACCTCTATTATGAACTCCTTGAAGGCCTGGTTCGGGATCATGCTCCTGTCGAAGGTGACCAGGCCGGGGCCCCTCCCCATCTTCGTGGGTGCCTCATGGGCCTTTATCCCGGGCACATCTCCGGCGATGTCTACCTCTAGGACCAC is a window of Candidatus Bathyarchaeota archaeon DNA encoding:
- a CDS encoding VTT domain-containing protein, whose protein sequence is MDWLKEFMDLMIGLERALAGYGYLGAFLISFLGNLTIFLPVPFAFFIIALGATLNPFLVGVACGLGSTLGKLFAYLVGWAGRRFIDERYGSRLESAKALLRRYGVIMIFLFALLPLPDDLIMIPMGVLRYSFTNFFLATLIGKLAMGLILAYSGHYGFRLIHFLRETTGVLASVGTVILFIVIMVILLKIDWGRLLDRANKENLTMKKPSI
- a CDS encoding amidohydrolase family protein, yielding MRGGSLGMYADLVLMNGKIVAVNPEERIAEAVAVKFGRILEVGSDGDVKPLIGSGTVVVDLEGMTVLPGFIDTHGHLFSSGIGLGHIDCSEEAGVRSIRDIQERIAERAKRTPRGGWIVGDKFDESKLAERRIPNRWDLDAAAPEHPVLLSMVGGHVYVANSRALEVRGITKETPDPLPGGRLDRDPITGELTGILYERAVDLVRPEPSYEEVLEGIRRMSREYVSAGITCFYDSYITGKEVRAYLELKRRGELPLRVRWDMHLDTLPELEKMGITVPPGLGDDWLKICGVKVSTDGAISGRTAALRRPYHHKPGYYGELTMTREEVIEVVMRIHRAGLRASVHANGDQAISNFLDAVEIALEKYPREDHRHRDIHCSVVDEELIQRMGRLGVLPTIFGAYAYYHGDKILPAFGEERAGWMFAARSMMDAGLKVAAHSDHSASPYPPLMGIHSLVNRMTKGGKPYGLRQRITVMEAIKLYTINAAYHTFEEDQLGSIEPGKLADMVVLGEDILEVPKESIIDIPVEMTIVGGRIVYRRNG
- a CDS encoding slipin family protein, whose protein sequence is MLMGIIAVAIVVLGLLSASIRVVREYERAVIFRLGRLVGAKGPGIFFRIPMADIFRKVDLRVVTFDVPNQQIITKDNITVDVDAVVYYRVFDPIKAVMNVENYIYATNLLAQTALRDTIGQVELDDLLTKREELGKTLTQILDTATDPWGIKVVNVSIKDVSLPEAMQRAIAKQAEAERERRSRIIIADGEFQAATKMAEAAKQYLESPIAVRLRELQTLTEIAREKNLVVVTPTSVGSDLATVLGLMRTQSKESR
- a CDS encoding arsenate reductase ArsC — its product is MKKILFICVENAGRSQMAEALANHYGRGLVEAHSGGTRPAERVNPVVVQAMMEKGIDISKNRPKPLDIKSVEEADVIVTMGCGAEEFCPATFLDKVIDWGIEDPKGKPLEEVRKIRDEIERRVKELIEKLTSSS
- a CDS encoding nodulation protein NfeD, producing MSVRLEGTISSMSYELVGEALMAGERGDFSAVLLLIDTPGGLLDATMGIVELIERSRVPVIGYVYPPGGKAWSAGTYILMATHIAAMSPNTLIGSAQPVSFEPLGGGSRPIEDPKTLNALEKYMMERARAHGRSEEVAKRFVRENLNLNDEDALSLGVIEVRAKNVEELLEKVDGREVEASGRTITLRTSKAGIIEWSPSLRVRLLGFISEPILAYLLFIVGFWTLIFGLSTPGLGAEMAGGLLLLLGLIGLGLMGANLGAILLILVGFALLLAEFLTPGFSILGGGGLVCLLLGSLLLFPGEWAVGAEWLNTLYTVMIVVPLSLGAFFIFVAYKVVTARRRRPFEMGIVGETAEAVGEIKGEGFVRLRGEMWRARSETIIKDGGRVKVVGKEGPILIVEPIKEKISEIKSE
- a CDS encoding GNAT family N-acetyltransferase; translated protein: MNIEIRDLEEENLEDVFRVCSHGRLEDPIQLKGMELKRRWLLEMLDRYGPTTKLAYLDGKPVAQILFYPEDIIPYIENPREGVVVLNCVYNPFQEARGMGCGKRLVKSLIHESPRGLKCLGGRPCRFIVAKPFNTGEGIPLERFYSHMGFKEAQMEMYMEITSPYQPRGRRPYTPLPEDRGRAIALYNPICEYSYPFALRVKEALNQIDPSLTVELIDSWRRPKEALKRGNHWLIVNSTPINSFLLNREAFSHEVLEALRKRWT
- a CDS encoding aspartate aminotransferase family protein, which gives rise to MRSQRDVIEAAERYRILSFARLEPIVIVEGRGASVWDMDGREYIDCYSGISVVNTGHCPARVVEAVKRQAERLIHCGPYVYHSLPTTELAVKLAEITPPGLKRAFFGNSGAEANECALKLAKKFTKRHEIIALECSFHGRTIGTLSVTGQSRRRRYDMGPYLSGVSFAPAPYCYRCPMGRSYPECDLLCARRIEEVIDYHTSNNVAALIAEPILGEGGIIVPPDDYFKVVKELLEARDILLILDEVQTGFARTGRMFAVEHYGVEPDMMTLGKAIAAGLPLGACIAREDVGMAFEPGDHLSTFGGNPVCCAAALENIRILEEEHLAEGAEEKGRYLMRRLEEMKESQSLIGDVRGKGLMVGVELVKDRRSKRPAVEEASRVREEMRNRGVLIGVGGVKGSTLRFQPPLIISKEQLDRVLEALEGSLSRIG